One Drosophila willistoni isolate 14030-0811.24 chromosome 2R unlocalized genomic scaffold, UCI_dwil_1.1 Seg167, whole genome shotgun sequence DNA segment encodes these proteins:
- the LOC6646714 gene encoding MTRF1L release factor glutamine methyltransferase isoform X2, protein MPLQHIIGEWDFMDITLKTAPTVFIPRPETEEFVRLVIENYKNDKQVNMLEVGCGSGAMSLSILHRLPFVDAIAIERSKAATALAWENAKLLGLQERFKVYNHTMEEDKYMPDELKDKKYDLIISNPPYVKTEEFQFLHPEVVVYENLNALDGGSDGLRVARLVFELACRYLRSGGKLWLELGNEHPPLVKTIMNLKYQGRLKFVDSYYDQYKRERFVQIEKV, encoded by the exons ATGCCACTACAGCACATTATTGGGGAATGGGATTTCATGGATATCACATTGAAGACGGCTCCAACTGTGTTTATACCCCGCCCTGAAACGGAGGAGTTTGTCAGATTAGttatagaaaattataaaaatgatAAGCAAGTAAACATGCTGGAAGTGGGTTGTGGCTCCGGAGCCATGTCGTTGTCTATACTACATAGGTTACCCTTTGTGGACGCCATTGCCATTGAAAGAAGCAAAGCGGCTACTGCTCTGGCCTGGGAAAATGCAAAATTGCTTGGGCTACAAGAACGTTTCAAGGTATACAACCACACCATGGAGGAGGACAAGTATATGCCTGATGAACTTAAGGATAAGAAATATGATTTAATTATATCGAATCCGCCATATGTTAAAACAGAGGAGTTTCAGTTCCTACATCCCGAAGTTGTAGT ATACGAAAACCTCAATGCCCTAGATGGTGGTTCGGATGGTTTGCGAGTAGCCCGTTTGGTGTTTGAACTTGCCTGTCGTTACCTTCGTTCTGGCGGCAAACTCTGGTTGGAATTGGGCAATGAACATCCGCCATTGGTCAAGACTATTATGAATCTAAAATATCAGGGTCGTCTCAAATTCGTAGATAGCTATTACGATCAATATAAAAGGGAGCGATTTGTTCAAATTGAAAAAGTCTAG
- the LOC6646714 gene encoding MTRF1L release factor glutamine methyltransferase isoform X1 produces the protein MFKFTTRTLRLALKRNYTTSASGNLPVTNALKGWREKLKDAGVEDTDFNLKCIVSHVLKKKFNTVPDDFAQLEFNSSQLSDFERFLEARCARMPLQHIIGEWDFMDITLKTAPTVFIPRPETEEFVRLVIENYKNDKQVNMLEVGCGSGAMSLSILHRLPFVDAIAIERSKAATALAWENAKLLGLQERFKVYNHTMEEDKYMPDELKDKKYDLIISNPPYVKTEEFQFLHPEVVVYENLNALDGGSDGLRVARLVFELACRYLRSGGKLWLELGNEHPPLVKTIMNLKYQGRLKFVDSYYDQYKRERFVQIEKV, from the exons ATGTTTAAGTTTACAACAAGGACACTTCGTTTGGCccttaaaagaaattatacCACTAGCGCCAGTGGAAATTTACCGGTGACAAATGCTTTGAAAGGTTGGAGAGAGAAATTAAAAGATGCTGGCGTTGAAGACACcgattttaatttgaaatgcaTAGTGTCGCATGTCTTGAAGAAGAAATTC AATACTGTCCCTGATGACTTTGCTCAACTCGAGTTTAATTCATCTCAGTTGTCGGACTTTGAGAGGTTCTTGGAAGCTCGATGTGCCCGCATGCCACTACAGCACATTATTGGGGAATGGGATTTCATGGATATCACATTGAAGACGGCTCCAACTGTGTTTATACCCCGCCCTGAAACGGAGGAGTTTGTCAGATTAGttatagaaaattataaaaatgatAAGCAAGTAAACATGCTGGAAGTGGGTTGTGGCTCCGGAGCCATGTCGTTGTCTATACTACATAGGTTACCCTTTGTGGACGCCATTGCCATTGAAAGAAGCAAAGCGGCTACTGCTCTGGCCTGGGAAAATGCAAAATTGCTTGGGCTACAAGAACGTTTCAAGGTATACAACCACACCATGGAGGAGGACAAGTATATGCCTGATGAACTTAAGGATAAGAAATATGATTTAATTATATCGAATCCGCCATATGTTAAAACAGAGGAGTTTCAGTTCCTACATCCCGAAGTTGTAGT ATACGAAAACCTCAATGCCCTAGATGGTGGTTCGGATGGTTTGCGAGTAGCCCGTTTGGTGTTTGAACTTGCCTGTCGTTACCTTCGTTCTGGCGGCAAACTCTGGTTGGAATTGGGCAATGAACATCCGCCATTGGTCAAGACTATTATGAATCTAAAATATCAGGGTCGTCTCAAATTCGTAGATAGCTATTACGATCAATATAAAAGGGAGCGATTTGTTCAAATTGAAAAAGTCTAG